Proteins co-encoded in one Amaranthus tricolor cultivar Red isolate AtriRed21 chromosome 7, ASM2621246v1, whole genome shotgun sequence genomic window:
- the LOC130817791 gene encoding serine/arginine-rich splicing factor RSZ22-like isoform X1 — translation MSRVYIGNLDPRVSERDLEDEFRVFGVIRSVWVARRPPGYAFIDFDDPRDAKDAIHALDGKNGWRVELSHNSRGGGGGRGGGRGRGGSDLKCYECGEPGHFARECRTRVGGGGGGARRRSRSPRYRRSPSYGRRSYSPRGRSPPPRRRSPSPRGRSYSRSPPYRAREELPYANGNGVRERRRSRS, via the exons ATGTCTCGTGTTTATATTGGAAACCTGGATCCACGCGTTTCTGAGCGTGACCTTGAAGATGAGTTTCGTGTTTTTGGGGTTATACGAAG TGTATGGGTTGCACGAAGACCTCCAGGCTATGCATTTATTGATTTTGACGATCCTAGGGATGCAAAAGATGCAATCCACGCTTTGGATG GTAAAAATGGCTGGAGAGTTGAGCTTTCTCACAATTCTAGAGGCGGAGGTGGTGGCCGTGGTGGAGGCCGTGGACGAGGTGGTTCTGATTTAAAGTGCTATGAGTGTGGGGAGCCAGGTCACTTTGCTCGAGAATGTCGTACGCGTGTGggtggaggtggaggtggaGCAAGGCGCCGCAGCCGCAGTCCAAGATACAGGAGGAGCCCAAGTTATGGTAGGAG GAGCTACAGTCCGCGTGGTAGATCACCACCTCCGCGACGTCGCAGTCCCTCACCGCGTGGAAGAAGCTACAGCAGGTCACCACCTTATCGTGCTCGTGAAGAGTTGCCTTATGCCAACGG TAATGGTGTCAGGGAGCGTCGCCGGAGCAGGAGCTAA
- the LOC130817791 gene encoding serine/arginine-rich splicing factor RSZ22A-like isoform X2 → MQDGMFFSFPCVLSSSLYRIVYCFFTTIVPPNSPKITIAIRVMPGKNGWRVELSHNSRGGGGGRGGGRGRGGSDLKCYECGEPGHFARECRTRVGGGGGGARRRSRSPRYRRSPSYGRRSYSPRGRSPPPRRRSPSPRGRSYSRSPPYRAREELPYANGNGVRERRRSRS, encoded by the exons ATGCAAGATGgaatgtttttttcttttccttgtgTACTGTCGTCTTCACTCTACCGCATTGTATATTGCTTCTTTACCACGATAGTACCTCCAAATTCTCCTAAAATCACCATAGCTATTCGAGTGATGCCAG GTAAAAATGGCTGGAGAGTTGAGCTTTCTCACAATTCTAGAGGCGGAGGTGGTGGCCGTGGTGGAGGCCGTGGACGAGGTGGTTCTGATTTAAAGTGCTATGAGTGTGGGGAGCCAGGTCACTTTGCTCGAGAATGTCGTACGCGTGTGggtggaggtggaggtggaGCAAGGCGCCGCAGCCGCAGTCCAAGATACAGGAGGAGCCCAAGTTATGGTAGGAG GAGCTACAGTCCGCGTGGTAGATCACCACCTCCGCGACGTCGCAGTCCCTCACCGCGTGGAAGAAGCTACAGCAGGTCACCACCTTATCGTGCTCGTGAAGAGTTGCCTTATGCCAACGG TAATGGTGTCAGGGAGCGTCGCCGGAGCAGGAGCTAA